The proteins below are encoded in one region of Pseudomonas entomophila L48:
- the epsC gene encoding serine O-acetyltransferase EpsC — translation MSEQPSTGHWQLQGIVSGLRSAREQWRSRNGRSSGEQGGRELPSREAMRQILEQLCGALFPMRLGPVDLREESEDFYVGHTLDAALTALLAQARLELRYAARHGKTEVTDVDSHALRLIQDFAAALPALRVLLDTDVLAAYHGDPAARSVDEVLLCYPGILAIIHHRLAHHLYQAGLPLLARISSELAHSATGIDIHPGARIGQSFFIDHGTGVVIGETAIIGERVRIYQAVTLGAKRFPSDESGTLHKGLARHPIVEDDVVIYAGATILGRITIGKGSTIGGNVWLTRSVPADSNITQANLQLDCQDKN, via the coding sequence GTGAGCGAACAACCATCAACAGGGCATTGGCAGTTGCAGGGCATCGTCAGCGGCCTGCGCAGTGCCCGTGAACAGTGGCGCAGCCGCAATGGCCGCAGCAGTGGCGAGCAGGGCGGGCGCGAGCTGCCGTCGCGCGAGGCGATGCGGCAGATTCTCGAGCAGTTGTGCGGTGCATTGTTCCCCATGCGCCTGGGCCCGGTGGACCTGCGTGAAGAGAGCGAGGACTTCTACGTTGGCCACACCCTCGACGCCGCGCTCACCGCCCTGCTGGCCCAGGCCCGCCTGGAGCTGCGTTACGCCGCACGCCATGGCAAGACCGAGGTCACCGATGTCGACAGCCACGCCCTGCGCCTGATCCAGGATTTCGCCGCAGCCCTGCCGGCCCTGCGCGTGCTGCTCGACACCGACGTGCTGGCCGCCTACCACGGTGACCCGGCGGCGCGCAGCGTCGATGAAGTGCTGCTGTGCTATCCCGGCATCCTGGCGATCATCCACCACCGCCTGGCCCACCACCTGTACCAGGCCGGCCTGCCGTTGCTGGCGCGGATCAGCTCGGAGCTGGCGCACTCGGCCACCGGTATCGACATCCACCCCGGCGCGCGTATCGGCCAGAGCTTCTTCATCGACCATGGCACTGGCGTGGTGATCGGCGAGACCGCGATCATCGGCGAGCGGGTGCGCATCTACCAGGCCGTGACCCTGGGCGCCAAGCGCTTCCCCAGCGACGAGTCGGGCACCCTGCACAAGGGCCTGGCGCGCCACCCGATTGTCGAGGACGACGTGGTGATCTATGCCGGTGCGACCATTCTTGGGCGGATCACCATCGGCAAGGGCTCGACCATTGGCGGCAACGTGTGGCTGACCCGCAGCGTGCCGGCTGACAGCAACATCACCCAGGCCAACCTGCAGCTCGATTGCCAGGACAAGAATTGA
- the betT gene encoding choline transporter BetT produces MNPPVFYFAASFILIFGLVVIAQPQAAGEWLLAAQNWAANTVGWYYMLAMTLYLVFVVVTALSGYGKLKLGADHDEPEFSYLSWAGMLFAAGISITLFFFCVSEPLTHMLQPPQGEAGTAEAGRQAMQILFLHWGLHGWGVFAFVGMALAYFAYRHNLPLALRSALYPLIGKRINGPIGYAVDGFGIIATVFGLGADMGFGVLHLNAGLDYLFGISHSQWVQVLLIVLMMGAAVAVAVAGVEKGVRVMSDINLFLACALLLFVLFAGPTQHLFNTLIQNLGDYLGALPRKSFDVYAYGENRDWLGGWTVFYWAWWIAWAPFVGLFIARISRGRTIREFVFGVLLIPLGFTLAWMSIFGNSAMTQVLDHGMTALGQAALDNPSMSLYLLLETYPWSKTVIAVTVFISFVFFVTSADSGTVVLSTLSAKGGGADEDGPNWLRIFWGAMTALITGGLLFAGSIDSLKSAVVLTSLPFSLILLCMMWGLHKAFYLESQRQIAQMHSLAPFAQSRRGRGGWRQRLSQAVHFPSRDEVYRFMDDVVRPAIAEVREVFEQKGLVLITQDDPSHDNVSLKIGHGEEQPFIYLVQMRGYFTPSFALGGLGTQELKNRRYYRAEVHLSEGSQNYDLVGYSKEQIINDILDQYERHMQYLHLVR; encoded by the coding sequence ATGAACCCCCCCGTGTTCTACTTCGCGGCCAGTTTCATCCTCATTTTCGGCCTGGTGGTCATCGCCCAGCCCCAAGCGGCGGGCGAATGGTTGCTGGCGGCGCAGAACTGGGCGGCCAACACCGTCGGCTGGTACTACATGCTGGCCATGACCCTGTACCTGGTCTTCGTGGTGGTCACCGCCTTGTCCGGCTACGGCAAGCTCAAGCTCGGTGCCGACCACGACGAGCCCGAGTTCAGCTACCTGTCCTGGGCCGGCATGCTGTTCGCCGCCGGCATCAGCATCACCCTGTTCTTCTTCTGCGTCTCCGAGCCGCTGACCCATATGCTGCAGCCACCGCAAGGCGAAGCGGGCACGGCCGAGGCCGGGCGCCAGGCGATGCAGATCCTGTTCCTGCACTGGGGCCTGCATGGCTGGGGCGTGTTCGCCTTCGTCGGCATGGCGCTGGCCTACTTTGCCTACCGCCACAACCTGCCGCTGGCCCTGCGTTCGGCGCTGTACCCGTTGATCGGCAAGCGTATCAACGGCCCGATCGGCTATGCGGTGGACGGCTTCGGCATCATCGCCACGGTGTTCGGCCTGGGCGCCGACATGGGCTTTGGCGTGCTGCACCTGAACGCCGGCCTCGACTACCTGTTCGGCATCAGCCACAGCCAGTGGGTGCAGGTGCTGCTGATCGTCCTGATGATGGGCGCGGCGGTGGCCGTGGCGGTCGCCGGGGTGGAGAAGGGTGTGCGGGTGATGAGCGACATCAACCTGTTCCTGGCCTGCGCGCTGCTGCTGTTCGTGCTGTTCGCCGGCCCCACCCAGCACCTGTTCAATACCTTGATCCAGAACCTCGGCGACTACCTCGGTGCCTTGCCGCGCAAGAGCTTCGATGTGTACGCCTATGGCGAGAACCGCGACTGGCTGGGTGGCTGGACGGTGTTCTACTGGGCCTGGTGGATTGCCTGGGCGCCGTTCGTGGGGCTGTTCATCGCGCGCATCTCGCGCGGGCGCACCATCCGCGAGTTCGTCTTCGGTGTGCTGTTGATCCCGCTGGGCTTCACCCTGGCGTGGATGTCGATCTTCGGCAACAGCGCCATGACCCAGGTGCTCGACCACGGCATGACCGCCCTCGGCCAGGCGGCCCTCGACAACCCGTCGATGAGCTTGTACCTGCTGCTGGAAACCTACCCCTGGAGCAAGACGGTGATCGCCGTGACGGTGTTCATCAGCTTCGTGTTCTTCGTCACCTCGGCCGACTCCGGCACCGTGGTGCTGTCGACGCTGTCGGCCAAGGGCGGCGGCGCCGACGAGGATGGGCCGAACTGGCTGCGGATCTTCTGGGGCGCAATGACCGCGCTGATCACCGGCGGCCTCTTGTTCGCCGGCAGCATCGATTCGCTGAAGTCGGCGGTGGTGCTGACCTCGCTGCCGTTCTCGTTGATCCTGCTGTGCATGATGTGGGGGCTGCACAAGGCCTTCTACCTGGAGAGCCAGCGGCAGATCGCGCAGATGCACTCGCTGGCGCCGTTCGCCCAGTCGCGTCGCGGGCGCGGCGGCTGGCGCCAGCGCCTGAGCCAGGCGGTGCACTTCCCGTCGCGGGACGAGGTGTATCGCTTCATGGATGACGTGGTGCGCCCAGCGATCGCCGAGGTGCGCGAGGTGTTCGAGCAGAAGGGGCTGGTGCTGATCACCCAGGATGACCCGAGCCACGACAACGTCAGCTTGAAGATCGGCCATGGCGAGGAGCAGCCGTTCATCTACCTGGTGCAGATGCGTGGGTACTTCACGCCTTCGTTCGCGCTGGGTGGGTTGGGTACCCAGGAGTTGAAGAACCGCCGTTATTACAGGGCGGAAGTGCACCTGAGCGAAGGCAGCCAGAACTACGACCTGGTGGGCTACAGCAAGGAGCAGATCATCAACGACATCCTCGACCAGTACGAGCGGCACATGCAGTACCTGCATCTGGTTCGCTAG
- the tauD gene encoding taurine dioxygenase → MSLTVTPLSPALGAQISGVDISREITVEQRDAIEQALLQHQVLFFRDQPITPEQQARFAARFGDLHIHPIYPNVPETPQVLILDTAVTDVRDNAVWHTDVTFLPTPALGAVLSAKQLPAYGGDTLWASGIAAFEALSAPLREMLDGLTATHDFTKSFPLERFGTTPEDLARWEATRRNNPPLSHPVVRTHPVSGRKALFVNEGFTTRINELNEQESEALLKLLFAHATRPEFSIRWRWQENDVAFWDNRVTQHFAVDDYRPSRRVMHRATILGDAPF, encoded by the coding sequence ATGAGCCTGACCGTAACCCCTCTCAGCCCGGCCCTCGGCGCGCAGATCAGCGGCGTGGACATCAGCCGCGAGATCACCGTCGAACAGCGCGACGCCATCGAACAGGCGCTGCTCCAGCATCAGGTGCTGTTCTTCCGCGACCAGCCGATCACCCCCGAGCAACAGGCGCGTTTCGCCGCACGCTTCGGTGACCTGCACATCCACCCGATCTACCCCAACGTGCCGGAAACGCCGCAGGTGCTGATCCTCGACACGGCGGTCACCGACGTGCGCGACAACGCCGTGTGGCACACCGACGTGACCTTTCTGCCGACGCCCGCGTTGGGCGCGGTGCTCAGTGCCAAACAGTTGCCGGCCTATGGTGGCGATACTTTGTGGGCCAGCGGCATCGCCGCCTTCGAAGCACTGTCGGCGCCGCTGCGCGAGATGCTCGATGGGCTGACCGCCACCCACGACTTCACCAAATCCTTCCCACTGGAGCGCTTCGGCACAACGCCTGAAGACCTGGCGCGCTGGGAAGCCACCCGGCGCAACAACCCGCCGCTGTCGCACCCGGTGGTGCGCACTCATCCGGTCAGCGGGCGCAAGGCGTTGTTCGTCAATGAAGGGTTCACCACGCGTATCAACGAGCTGAACGAGCAGGAGAGCGAGGCGTTGCTCAAGCTGCTGTTCGCCCATGCGACGCGGCCGGAGTTCAGCATTCGCTGGCGTTGGCAGGAGAACGACGTGGCGTTCTGGGACAACCGCGTGACGCAGCATTTCGCGGTGGATGACTACCGGCCGAGCCGGCGGGTGATGCATCGGGCGACCATCCTGGGGGATGCGCCGTTCTGA
- the tauC gene encoding taurine ABC transporter permease TauC, with the protein MSSIELPAAAKQAQRTQPAVKPRKPLPTRWISTLTLATLLLAWWLVTAAGWIEPLFLPPPGDILAKGWTLLTQGYMDASLWQHLGASLGRIGLALLAATLTAIPVGLAIGYNRVARGILDPLIEFYRPIPPLAYLPLIVIWCGIGELSKVLLIYLAIFAPIAIATATGVRTVDPAKLRAAQSLGATQAQLIRHVILPSALPDILTGIRIGLGVGWSTLVAAELIAATSGLGFMVQSAAQFLVTDVVVLGILLIALIAFALEMGLRALQRKLVPWHGQSH; encoded by the coding sequence ATGAGCAGCATCGAATTGCCGGCCGCCGCCAAGCAGGCACAACGGACGCAACCTGCAGTGAAACCCCGCAAACCCTTGCCGACCCGCTGGATCAGCACCCTGACCCTCGCCACCCTGCTGCTGGCCTGGTGGCTGGTGACAGCCGCCGGCTGGATCGAACCACTGTTCCTGCCGCCGCCCGGCGACATCCTGGCCAAGGGCTGGACCCTGCTCACCCAAGGCTACATGGACGCCAGCCTGTGGCAGCACCTGGGCGCCAGCCTCGGCCGCATCGGCCTGGCCCTGCTGGCCGCGACGCTCACCGCCATCCCGGTAGGCCTGGCCATCGGCTACAACCGCGTCGCCCGCGGCATCCTCGACCCGCTGATCGAGTTCTACCGGCCGATCCCGCCGCTGGCCTACCTGCCGCTGATCGTGATCTGGTGCGGCATCGGCGAGCTGTCGAAAGTGCTGCTGATCTACCTGGCGATCTTCGCCCCGATCGCCATCGCCACCGCCACCGGCGTGCGCACCGTCGACCCGGCCAAGTTGCGCGCCGCCCAGTCGCTGGGCGCCACCCAGGCCCAGCTGATTCGCCACGTGATCCTGCCCAGCGCCCTGCCCGACATCCTCACCGGCATCCGCATCGGGCTGGGCGTGGGCTGGTCGACCCTGGTCGCCGCCGAACTGATCGCCGCCACCAGCGGCCTGGGCTTCATGGTGCAGTCGGCGGCGCAGTTCCTGGTCACCGATGTGGTGGTGCTGGGGATCCTGCTGATCGCGCTTATCGCCTTTGCCCTGGAGATGGGCCTGCGCGCCCTGCAACGCAAGCTGGTGCCCTGGCACGGGCAGAGCCATTGA
- the tauB gene encoding taurine ABC transporter ATP-binding subunit: protein MALLELERISAQYPGASTPVLADINLSLGPRQLLVALGPSGSGKTSLLNLIAGFVAPSGGRITLDGAPVQGPGAERGVVFQDDALLPWQDVLANVAFGLELAGVPRAQREAKAREMLALVDLAGFAERRIWQLSGGQKQRVGLARALAADPRVLLMDEPFGALDAFTREQMQELLLQVWQRTAKPVFLITHDIEEAVFLATELVLLAPNPGRVVERLQLDFGQRYAAGESARAIKSDPRFIETREHVLARVFSQRQESA, encoded by the coding sequence ATGGCCTTGCTTGAACTGGAGCGCATCAGCGCACAGTACCCCGGCGCCTCCACCCCGGTGCTGGCCGACATCAACCTGAGCCTCGGGCCACGCCAGCTGCTGGTGGCCCTCGGGCCTTCCGGCAGCGGCAAGACTTCGCTGCTCAACCTGATCGCCGGGTTCGTCGCCCCCAGCGGCGGGCGCATCACCCTCGATGGCGCGCCGGTGCAAGGCCCCGGCGCCGAGCGCGGCGTGGTGTTCCAGGACGATGCCCTGCTGCCCTGGCAGGATGTGCTGGCCAACGTCGCCTTCGGCCTGGAGCTGGCCGGCGTGCCCCGCGCCCAGCGCGAAGCCAAGGCCCGCGAGATGCTGGCGCTGGTCGACCTGGCGGGCTTCGCCGAACGGCGTATCTGGCAGCTCTCGGGCGGGCAGAAACAGCGCGTGGGCCTGGCCCGTGCGCTGGCCGCCGACCCTCGGGTGCTGCTGATGGACGAGCCCTTCGGTGCCCTCGACGCTTTCACCCGTGAACAGATGCAAGAACTGCTGTTGCAGGTGTGGCAGCGCACCGCCAAGCCGGTGTTCCTGATCACCCACGACATTGAAGAAGCGGTGTTCCTCGCCACCGAGCTGGTGCTCCTGGCGCCCAACCCCGGGCGTGTGGTCGAGCGCCTGCAACTGGACTTCGGCCAGCGCTATGCGGCTGGCGAGTCGGCCCGAGCGATCAAGTCCGATCCCCGCTTCATCGAAACCCGCGAGCACGTGCTGGCACGGGTATTCTCGCAACGCCAGGAGTCCGCATGA
- the tauA gene encoding taurine ABC transporter substrate-binding protein, whose translation MIPHAPLRLFAALTLASASWLAQAADLTVAYQTTVDPAKVAQVDGTYEKDSKASIDWRKFDNGADVITAVASGDVQIGYLGSSPLAAAATRKLPVETFLIATQIGAGEALVARDSIKTPQDLIGKKVAVPFVSTGHYSLLAALKAWNIEPSKVQILNLTPPAIIAAWKRGDIDATYVWDPALGVAKENGKVLITSGELAEKGAPTFDAWIVRKDFAAKHPEIVKSFAKVTLDAYADYRKDPQAWLADKDNVAKLVKLSGAKPADIPVLLQGNVYPLAADQASALGAPTTQALTDTATFLKQQGKVEAVLPDYSPYVSAQYLPN comes from the coding sequence ATGATCCCGCATGCTCCGCTGCGCCTGTTCGCCGCCCTGACCCTCGCCAGCGCCAGCTGGTTGGCCCAGGCCGCCGACCTGACCGTCGCCTACCAGACCACCGTCGACCCGGCCAAAGTAGCCCAGGTCGATGGCACCTATGAAAAGGACAGCAAGGCCAGCATCGACTGGCGCAAGTTCGACAACGGCGCCGACGTGATCACCGCCGTGGCCTCGGGCGACGTGCAGATCGGCTACCTCGGCTCCAGCCCGCTGGCCGCCGCCGCCACCCGCAAGCTGCCGGTCGAGACCTTCCTGATCGCCACCCAGATCGGCGCCGGCGAGGCGCTGGTCGCCCGCGACAGCATCAAGACCCCGCAGGACCTGATCGGCAAGAAAGTCGCCGTGCCTTTCGTCTCCACCGGCCACTACAGCCTGCTGGCCGCGTTGAAGGCCTGGAACATCGAGCCCTCGAAGGTGCAGATCCTCAACCTGACGCCACCGGCGATCATCGCCGCCTGGAAGCGTGGCGACATCGACGCCACCTACGTCTGGGACCCGGCGCTGGGCGTAGCCAAGGAGAACGGCAAGGTGCTGATCACCTCCGGCGAGCTGGCCGAGAAAGGCGCCCCGACCTTCGACGCCTGGATCGTGCGCAAGGACTTCGCCGCCAAGCACCCCGAGATCGTCAAGTCGTTCGCCAAGGTGACCCTGGACGCCTACGCCGACTACCGCAAGGATCCTCAGGCCTGGTTGGCCGACAAGGACAACGTCGCCAAGCTGGTCAAGCTGTCCGGCGCCAAGCCGGCTGACATCCCGGTGCTGCTGCAAGGCAACGTCTATCCACTGGCCGCCGACCAGGCCAGCGCATTGGGCGCGCCGACCACCCAGGCACTGACCGACACCGCCACCTTCCTCAAGCAGCAAGGCAAGGTCGAAGCCGTGCTGCCGGACTACTCGCCCTACGTCAGCGCCCAATACCTGCCCAACTGA
- a CDS encoding OprD family porin has product MYKSSLALAVALGVLAQQAGAAGFIEDSKLSVSSRTMYFNNDNREAPGSKPRPDVRESGQGFKLDYISGFTQGTVGFGVDAQALWGIHLDGGKGYHQDGSTFMPSDSNGSSVAQWARFGANAKARFSKTEAHFGSALAPNLPILVSNDGRLLPQTFEGGIVTSKEIDNLTINAGQLTHAMGRASSNRTGLSVQGAYRDSNKFRFGGLDYKLTPDLTLQYYYSNLEDFYKQHFLGATHVFKIADDQSFKTDLRYFDSSSDGKNGSGNGYNFGNNGGYAKHTGEVDNKTWSAMFTYTLGGHALMLGHQQVSDDGGFVWLNQGNVRKDGSTSPLEGNGGASFYLFTDSMINQFAKAGENTTFGQYSYDFARLGVPGLKASVAYLRGEDGRATNGHGTFSEWERDARVDYVLQEGALKGLGFSLRQGVYRGTGSGSANDQDQTRFIVNYTYAFM; this is encoded by the coding sequence ATGTACAAGTCCAGCCTGGCCCTGGCCGTGGCACTGGGGGTTCTCGCCCAACAAGCAGGCGCTGCAGGTTTCATCGAGGACAGCAAGCTGTCCGTGAGCTCGCGCACCATGTACTTCAACAACGACAACCGTGAAGCGCCTGGCAGCAAGCCACGCCCTGATGTGCGTGAGTCGGGTCAAGGTTTCAAGCTTGACTACATCTCTGGCTTCACCCAAGGCACCGTAGGCTTTGGTGTTGATGCACAGGCTCTGTGGGGCATCCACCTGGATGGTGGCAAGGGTTACCACCAGGATGGCAGTACCTTCATGCCGAGCGACAGCAATGGTTCCTCGGTGGCCCAGTGGGCCCGCTTCGGTGCCAACGCCAAGGCTCGTTTCTCGAAGACTGAAGCCCATTTCGGTAGCGCTCTCGCTCCGAACCTGCCAATCCTCGTTTCCAACGATGGCCGTCTGCTGCCGCAAACCTTCGAGGGTGGCATCGTCACCTCCAAGGAAATCGACAACCTGACCATCAATGCCGGTCAACTGACCCACGCAATGGGTCGTGCTTCGAGCAATCGTACCGGGCTGTCCGTGCAGGGCGCGTACCGCGACAGCAACAAGTTCCGTTTCGGTGGCCTGGACTACAAGCTCACGCCTGACCTGACCCTGCAGTACTACTACTCGAACCTGGAAGACTTCTACAAGCAGCACTTCCTGGGTGCTACCCACGTCTTCAAGATCGCTGACGATCAGTCGTTCAAAACCGATCTGCGCTACTTTGACAGCAGCAGCGACGGCAAGAATGGCAGCGGTAACGGCTACAACTTCGGTAACAACGGCGGCTACGCCAAGCACACCGGCGAAGTCGACAACAAGACCTGGTCGGCCATGTTCACCTACACCTTGGGTGGCCACGCGCTGATGCTGGGTCATCAGCAGGTCAGCGATGATGGCGGCTTTGTCTGGCTGAACCAAGGCAACGTGCGCAAGGACGGCTCCACCTCTCCGTTGGAAGGTAATGGCGGCGCGAGCTTCTACCTGTTCACCGACAGCATGATCAACCAGTTCGCCAAGGCCGGTGAAAACACCACCTTCGGTCAGTACTCCTACGACTTCGCTCGTCTGGGCGTGCCGGGCCTGAAAGCATCGGTTGCCTACCTGCGTGGTGAAGATGGTCGTGCCACCAATGGCCACGGCACCTTCAGTGAGTGGGAACGTGACGCGCGTGTCGATTACGTCCTGCAGGAAGGTGCCCTCAAGGGTCTGGGCTTCAGCCTGCGCCAGGGTGTCTACCGTGGTACCGGTTCGGGCTCCGCGAACGACCAGGATCAGACTCGCTTCATCGTGAACTACACTTACGCCTTCATGTAA
- a CDS encoding peroxiredoxin, translating to MSLKLGDIAPDFEQDSSAGKIRFHEWLGNSWGVLFSHPADFTPVCTTELGLTAKLKDDFAKRGVKAIALSVDPVDSHHKWIDDINETQNTVVNFPIIADADRKVSDLYDLIHPNASDTLTVRSLFVIDPNKKVRLTITYPASTGRNFNEILRVIDSLQLTDNYKVATPGNWQDGDEVVIVPSLKDEDEIKQRFPKGYRAVKPYLRLTPQPNR from the coding sequence ATGAGCCTCAAACTCGGCGATATCGCCCCCGATTTCGAACAGGATTCCAGCGCCGGCAAGATCCGCTTCCACGAATGGCTGGGCAACAGCTGGGGCGTGCTGTTCTCCCACCCGGCCGACTTCACCCCGGTGTGCACCACCGAGCTGGGCCTGACCGCCAAGCTCAAGGATGACTTCGCCAAGCGCGGGGTGAAAGCCATCGCCCTGTCGGTGGACCCGGTCGACTCGCACCACAAGTGGATCGATGACATCAACGAGACCCAGAACACCGTGGTCAACTTCCCGATCATCGCCGACGCCGACCGCAAGGTCTCCGACCTCTACGACCTGATCCACCCCAACGCCAGCGACACGCTTACCGTGCGCTCGCTGTTCGTCATCGACCCGAACAAGAAGGTGCGCCTGACCATCACCTATCCGGCCAGTACCGGGCGCAACTTCAACGAGATCCTGCGGGTGATCGACTCGTTGCAACTGACCGACAACTACAAGGTCGCCACCCCAGGCAACTGGCAGGACGGCGACGAAGTGGTGATCGTGCCGTCGCTGAAGGACGAAGATGAGATCAAGCAGCGCTTCCCGAAAGGGTACCGGGCGGTAAAACCCTATCTGCGCCTGACCCCGCAACCGAATCGTTAA
- the ssuE gene encoding NADPH-dependent FMN reductase: MLVVSVGGSPSLRSRSGVLLERSRDWLQERGVEVVTFQVREFPAEDLLHARFDSPQVRHFNELVAQADGLVVATPVYKASFAGALKTLLDLLPERALEHKVVLPIATGGSIAHMLAVDYALKPVLSALKAQETLQGIFADDGQIAYGEGSKPAQLAPALEQRLQDSLETFHSALARRPRPVAPGVLNERLISARWSI; this comes from the coding sequence ATGCTGGTTGTTTCTGTCGGTGGTAGCCCCAGTCTTCGTTCACGCTCCGGCGTGCTGCTAGAGCGCTCGCGCGACTGGCTGCAGGAGCGCGGCGTCGAGGTGGTGACCTTCCAGGTGCGGGAATTCCCCGCCGAGGACCTGCTCCATGCGCGTTTCGACAGCCCGCAGGTGCGCCATTTCAACGAACTGGTGGCCCAGGCCGACGGCCTGGTGGTTGCCACCCCGGTATACAAGGCATCGTTCGCCGGCGCGCTGAAGACCCTGCTCGACCTGCTGCCCGAGCGCGCCCTGGAACACAAAGTGGTACTGCCGATCGCCACTGGCGGCAGCATCGCCCACATGCTTGCCGTGGACTACGCGCTCAAGCCCGTGCTCTCGGCCCTCAAGGCGCAGGAGACCCTGCAAGGGATCTTCGCCGACGACGGCCAGATCGCCTACGGCGAAGGCAGCAAGCCCGCGCAACTGGCGCCTGCCCTCGAGCAGCGCCTGCAGGATTCGCTGGAAACGTTCCACAGCGCCTTGGCGCGCCGGCCTCGGCCCGTCGCCCCCGGCGTGCTCAACGAACGCCTGATCAGTGCCCGCTGGAGCATCTGA
- a CDS encoding sulfonate ABC transporter substrate-binding protein, whose translation MRTVFLRRGLVALFAAAVSFGAITQAQAESLRIGYQKYGTLVLLKAKGSLEKRLAEQGIQVQWTEFPGGPQLLEGLNVGSIDFGVTGETPPVFAQAAGADLLYVAYEPPAPHSEAILVPKGSPIQSVKELKGKKVAFNKGSNVHYLLVRALEDAGLTYADIQPVYLPPADARAAFERGSVDAWVIWDPYQAAAEQQLQARVLRDGKDLVDNHQFYLATRGYATQHPAVINTLVEEVRAVGQWSQANPQQVTDQVAPLLGLPAEITLTSVKRQGYGATPLTPEVIAAQQKIADTFTALKLIPRPLSIKDVIWTPPTKVASAP comes from the coding sequence ATGCGCACAGTCTTCTTGCGTCGCGGTCTGGTCGCCCTGTTTGCGGCGGCTGTGTCCTTCGGCGCCATCACCCAAGCCCAGGCCGAGAGCCTGCGCATCGGTTACCAGAAATACGGCACCCTGGTGCTGCTCAAGGCCAAGGGCTCGCTGGAGAAGCGCCTGGCCGAGCAGGGTATCCAGGTGCAATGGACCGAATTTCCCGGCGGCCCGCAACTGCTCGAAGGGCTCAACGTCGGCTCCATCGATTTCGGCGTGACTGGTGAAACACCGCCGGTGTTCGCCCAGGCCGCGGGTGCCGACCTGCTCTACGTCGCCTACGAGCCGCCGGCGCCGCACAGCGAGGCGATCCTGGTACCCAAGGGCTCGCCGATCCAGTCGGTGAAGGAGCTCAAGGGCAAGAAAGTCGCCTTCAACAAAGGCTCGAACGTCCACTACCTGCTGGTCCGCGCCCTCGAGGACGCCGGCCTCACCTACGCCGACATCCAGCCGGTCTACCTGCCGCCCGCCGACGCCCGCGCCGCCTTCGAGCGCGGCAGCGTGGATGCCTGGGTGATCTGGGACCCGTACCAGGCTGCCGCCGAACAACAGCTGCAGGCCCGCGTTCTGCGCGACGGCAAGGACTTGGTCGACAACCACCAGTTCTACCTCGCCACCCGCGGCTATGCCACCCAGCACCCGGCAGTGATCAACACCCTGGTCGAGGAAGTGCGTGCCGTGGGCCAGTGGTCCCAGGCCAACCCGCAGCAGGTCACCGACCAGGTCGCGCCGCTGCTCGGCCTGCCCGCCGAGATCACGCTCACCTCGGTGAAGCGCCAGGGTTACGGCGCCACGCCGCTGACCCCGGAAGTCATCGCCGCGCAGCAGAAGATCGCCGACACCTTCACGGCCCTGAAGCTGATCCCCAGGCCCTTGAGCATCAAGGACGTGATCTGGACTCCCCCGACCAAGGTCGCCAGCGCGCCTTGA